The Paenibacillus sp. FSL R7-0204 genome includes a region encoding these proteins:
- a CDS encoding helix-turn-helix domain-containing protein: protein MQRAEVLKRLIEETGLNTKAFSEKAGIPYTTLRSILMRGVGGASVDNVLKVCRALGITAEEMERLAFGSSEVEGASPIPELSEFEAFLSNPEHGLFFKDYLDAPEERKREMLTFWHFIKDLEKKKAESSDNIN from the coding sequence GTGCAGCGGGCTGAAGTCTTAAAGAGGTTAATTGAAGAAACCGGCCTGAACACAAAGGCTTTTTCAGAAAAAGCGGGGATTCCTTATACGACACTGAGATCCATCTTAATGAGAGGTGTAGGAGGAGCTTCCGTCGATAATGTCCTTAAGGTTTGTCGTGCTCTAGGCATAACTGCTGAAGAAATGGAGCGTCTTGCATTTGGGTCTAGCGAAGTGGAGGGCGCATCACCAATTCCTGAGCTTTCTGAATTTGAAGCCTTTTTAAGCAATCCCGAGCATGGACTGTTCTTCAAGGATTATTTAGATGCACCAGAAGAACGTAAACGGGAAATGTTAACGTTTTGGCATTTTATTAAAGATCTTGAAAAGAAAAAAGCAGAATCTTCAGACAACATTAATTAA
- a CDS encoding sigma factor-like helix-turn-helix DNA-binding protein, with product MSIIEQEHMVFENSDLVQRMLPEYQISLKSVERLYRVADEDDKKIIAGMVSDCKYVIDWLSHGRRPGNKRGIERRAGYEREILLEPIRMQNFTCDFKAIPSQGLTEDEQYQLDYILGLLSRRERECYMLANGEGFSHVAIAGMLMISAGSVSEYIQRAQKKISSVMDEFGSLLR from the coding sequence ATGAGTATTATCGAACAGGAGCACATGGTATTTGAAAATTCTGATTTAGTACAAAGAATGCTTCCGGAATACCAGATTTCATTAAAAAGTGTAGAGCGGTTATACAGAGTTGCAGACGAGGATGATAAAAAGATAATCGCCGGGATGGTTAGTGACTGTAAATATGTGATTGATTGGCTGAGCCATGGCCGGCGACCGGGAAATAAGCGGGGAATTGAACGCCGTGCTGGTTATGAGCGGGAAATTCTTTTAGAGCCTATTCGTATGCAGAACTTCACCTGCGACTTCAAAGCGATCCCTTCACAAGGACTGACAGAAGATGAACAGTATCAATTGGACTATATCCTTGGGCTGCTTAGCAGAAGAGAGCGAGAGTGTTATATGCTGGCTAACGGTGAAGGATTCTCGCATGTTGCTATTGCTGGAATGCTCATGATTTCGGCGGGCAGTGTAAGTGAGTATATCCAGCGTGCGCAAAAAAAGATCAGTTCCGTAATGGACGAATTTGGTTCACTTCTCAGATGA
- a CDS encoding phage tail sheath family protein produces MSFKHGVSIIEQSTSVLAPAKATSGIPFAVGTAPLHMATAAVPVNTPVLVYSYAEAVAALGYSEDWSKYTLSELVYSHFALYERAPMILVNVLDPAIHKTTVAPAAVVVSNRLATLQADGVLLPTLIVKSSDGTSTYISGKDYTAAFDENGHVLVTTKSSGAIASSIDQLSIGYDKLDPDAVKAEDIIGGVTSSGEYTGFELVHQAYPRFGILPDLLLAPGWSHLPAVAAVMKAKAGNINGNFKAIALTDIDPSRSYTDAGTWKANNSYTGALQVAAYPMLTLGGKKYHFSTQLAGLIAATDAGNGGIPFVSPSNKSLQADGTALSDGTNQFLGIDQASFLNSAGIVTALNLGTSGWKSWGNNTAAYPGVTDPKDSFIPVRRMFNWISNSLILTYMQKVDDPMNKRLVAAVTDSVNIWLNGLTASGALLGGRVEFNESENPVTDLMAGKITFHLHLTPPGPAQEISFLLEYDTTYLAALVA; encoded by the coding sequence ATGTCATTTAAACATGGTGTAAGCATTATTGAACAATCAACTTCGGTTCTGGCTCCGGCAAAAGCAACAAGCGGTATTCCTTTTGCAGTAGGTACAGCTCCCCTCCATATGGCAACGGCGGCTGTACCTGTTAATACTCCTGTGCTTGTGTATAGCTACGCGGAAGCCGTTGCGGCTCTGGGATATAGTGAAGACTGGTCAAAATATACGCTGAGCGAATTAGTGTATTCTCATTTTGCCTTGTACGAGAGAGCTCCTATGATCCTGGTCAATGTGCTTGACCCGGCTATCCACAAAACAACGGTTGCTCCAGCAGCGGTAGTTGTCAGTAACCGGCTGGCAACTTTGCAGGCTGATGGGGTACTACTGCCGACACTGATTGTTAAATCTTCAGATGGTACTTCTACTTATATATCCGGTAAGGATTACACAGCTGCTTTTGATGAGAATGGACATGTGTTAGTCACAACGAAGTCTTCTGGTGCAATTGCATCCAGTATTGATCAGCTTTCTATTGGATATGACAAGCTGGACCCTGATGCTGTAAAAGCTGAGGATATCATTGGGGGCGTAACATCTTCCGGTGAATATACCGGTTTTGAGCTGGTTCATCAAGCTTATCCGCGTTTTGGTATCCTTCCGGATCTGCTGCTGGCTCCGGGCTGGTCGCATTTGCCTGCGGTTGCTGCAGTGATGAAGGCGAAAGCCGGAAATATCAACGGGAATTTCAAGGCGATTGCGCTGACGGATATTGATCCCTCCCGGTCTTACACAGACGCCGGTACATGGAAAGCCAACAATAGTTACACGGGTGCTTTGCAAGTTGCCGCTTACCCGATGCTGACGCTTGGGGGTAAGAAATATCATTTCTCCACCCAGCTTGCCGGCCTTATTGCCGCGACCGATGCGGGTAATGGCGGCATTCCTTTTGTATCCCCTTCTAATAAATCTTTGCAGGCGGACGGCACTGCATTGTCTGACGGGACAAACCAATTCCTCGGGATTGATCAGGCCAGCTTCCTGAACAGTGCAGGCATTGTAACAGCACTTAATTTGGGAACAAGCGGCTGGAAGAGCTGGGGGAACAACACCGCTGCCTATCCGGGCGTAACCGATCCTAAAGACAGCTTTATTCCGGTCCGCCGGATGTTCAACTGGATCAGCAACAGTCTGATTCTGACCTATATGCAGAAGGTGGATGACCCGATGAACAAGCGGCTGGTAGCCGCGGTTACGGATTCAGTTAACATTTGGCTGAATGGCCTGACGGCATCGGGAGCACTGTTGGGCGGTCGGGTAGAGTTCAATGAATCCGAGAATCCGGTGACAGATCTGATGGCCGGTAAAATTACATTCCATCTGCATCTTACGCCGCCTGGACCGGCACAGGAAATTTCATTCCTGCTTGAATACGACACAACATACTTGGCTGCGCTGGTAGCGTAG
- a CDS encoding phage major tail tube protein, with protein sequence MPNRSERVIDYSVYLNAVDYLGTATATLPEITYLVDTIKGGGIAGEMAAPSPGYTGAMSLALKWRTIEKAAASLLAPKVHTLDLRASIQTFDTATSEYREVPFKVTVRARPLGLTLGNLETGAAMDTTNNFSVNYLKVTLDGVQVLEIDKYNYIHKVYDVDYLAATKQNLGL encoded by the coding sequence ATGCCAAACAGATCAGAACGGGTTATTGATTATTCGGTGTACTTGAATGCCGTCGATTACTTGGGAACAGCAACCGCGACCTTGCCGGAAATTACTTACTTGGTAGATACAATCAAAGGGGGCGGGATTGCAGGAGAAATGGCGGCACCTTCCCCAGGGTACACGGGAGCGATGAGTCTGGCGCTTAAATGGCGCACGATCGAGAAGGCAGCAGCCTCTCTACTGGCACCAAAGGTCCACACGTTGGATCTGCGTGCTTCCATTCAGACGTTCGATACCGCGACAAGTGAATACCGCGAGGTGCCGTTTAAGGTTACCGTTCGGGCGAGACCGCTCGGCTTGACACTTGGTAATCTGGAGACTGGAGCCGCAATGGATACCACCAACAACTTCTCGGTTAACTATTTGAAGGTCACGCTGGATGGTGTTCAGGTGTTGGAAATTGATAAGTATAACTACATTCATAAAGTATACGATGTCGATTACCTTGCGGCTACCAAACAGAATCTGGGTCTATAA
- a CDS encoding phage tail assembly protein, whose amino-acid sequence MGTKELEETGAEVYTFARPVNFEGDTFESLSIDFDKLTGEDILTCDRQYQMESARQSGGELIKETNKAYQAYIVARAAGVHVGLIKALPAKDFTKLTLQAQSFLLL is encoded by the coding sequence ATGGGAACAAAAGAATTGGAGGAGACCGGAGCGGAAGTATACACTTTCGCCCGGCCCGTTAACTTTGAGGGCGATACGTTTGAAAGCCTGAGTATTGATTTTGACAAGTTAACCGGCGAGGACATCCTTACCTGTGACCGGCAATATCAGATGGAATCTGCCCGTCAATCCGGTGGAGAATTGATTAAAGAGACCAATAAAGCTTATCAGGCTTATATTGTGGCCAGGGCTGCTGGTGTTCATGTGGGGCTGATTAAAGCTCTGCCCGCTAAGGATTTCACAAAACTGACCTTACAGGCACAAAGTTTTTTGCTGCTGTAG
- a CDS encoding phage tail tape measure protein: protein MAGSGSGNPSSISELIVRLNVLVNPNVPRSVEEVEQQIKDLEDVLKELARAGYFDQLRGDAEDAGDEAEQLGDKLKAAFEKVDFSMLTKAVEPLKAVWTAVNDSAGAMAQLQASTGLTAAEMSGMKEISDNLYSQNYGKNFEDIGDAVGTVKQVLGQTGDELEKTTQTAMTYRDVFKGDIPDSVQAVDAMMQKFGISSEQAYNLMAQGAQKGMNTSGGLLSAVEKYSADFKKMGYSADEMFELLSSGMDNGGDSLEGLAGVVKKFSSTVKEGSDSTKAAVYELFAPEQLNQFSAALVSGGTKSKEFGELVKVAGKNGAVALVKDLKAGGDSASKAMLQLRKTMGSGDEIFKGLADGSMTGKDAMNQVIAKLKAVKDPVHQAALASAIFGAQFEEIGNKAVLSLGQTRHQFDMTRQTMDEVSAIKDNTLTEQFAAIGRELMSGLVVPLGESVMPALQGLTSWASDNKEVLMVIGLAAPTAVLATKTVKIVQEFSKIIKAASGASGAAGGFAGALGLLTNPVGLAIAGVGLVTAGVIAFKKHQEDARQELLNMGDVLGESYANYSAIEEANSKTQNLITEHDRLTGKIKDAKTPADELLEARRKLKDVEQKLIDMNPNILSAEGSKNDKFREQMGLVGDIAKAREEMGRRELEHEALTAQAKLPELENNYSKLTQDLKDQSAAYEEMKVKYRDYVVLMEEYNEIEYSDLDPNQKGEKILAFSKKASQVTGKDYTIIDHFEDDYSKMEESINKKNTQIKKTDSDRKEAEDGLVNYYNTQKKIVELDLGGTLQEQAAKYKDMSAAEQERFRQALDKVMLLNAALDKLPTEMKVNLQLIWEQIGKVPNATGVPGGEGKEGVKPKEKSYHPLYGGPTIAEYAEGGIAYVPSIFGEAGPEIAIPLNRKPRSRSLLEKANDLMGYNNNSVNNGDIHVTWAPSVTLQGGDTSVAEQVREALRQTEDGFERRFKSMLVQQRRVSFQ from the coding sequence ATGGCAGGTTCAGGTTCAGGCAATCCAAGCAGCATCAGTGAGCTTATTGTCCGGCTGAATGTATTGGTGAATCCAAATGTTCCCCGCTCTGTCGAGGAAGTGGAACAGCAAATTAAGGATTTGGAAGACGTGCTTAAGGAGCTGGCCAGGGCGGGCTACTTCGATCAACTGCGCGGAGATGCTGAGGACGCTGGCGACGAAGCCGAACAACTTGGTGACAAACTTAAGGCTGCTTTCGAAAAAGTGGATTTCTCCATGCTGACTAAAGCGGTTGAACCCCTAAAAGCCGTATGGACGGCTGTGAATGATTCTGCCGGGGCAATGGCGCAGCTTCAGGCATCAACCGGATTAACCGCCGCTGAAATGAGCGGAATGAAAGAAATCTCGGATAACCTGTACAGTCAGAATTACGGTAAAAACTTCGAAGATATCGGTGACGCGGTTGGAACGGTGAAGCAAGTTCTGGGTCAAACCGGAGATGAGCTGGAGAAGACCACCCAGACAGCTATGACGTATCGCGATGTTTTTAAGGGGGATATACCAGACTCTGTACAAGCCGTTGACGCGATGATGCAAAAATTCGGCATCTCTTCAGAACAGGCCTATAATCTGATGGCTCAAGGTGCGCAGAAGGGGATGAATACATCCGGCGGGCTTCTAAGTGCCGTAGAGAAGTACAGCGCGGACTTCAAAAAGATGGGGTATTCTGCTGACGAGATGTTTGAATTATTAAGCTCTGGCATGGACAATGGGGGGGATTCCCTTGAGGGTCTTGCCGGGGTTGTGAAGAAATTCAGCTCAACGGTGAAAGAGGGCTCAGATTCCACAAAGGCCGCAGTCTATGAGTTATTTGCTCCTGAGCAGCTGAATCAATTCAGTGCTGCGCTTGTAAGCGGTGGGACGAAGTCGAAGGAATTCGGCGAATTAGTGAAAGTGGCCGGGAAGAATGGAGCTGTTGCCCTGGTCAAGGATTTGAAGGCAGGGGGAGATTCGGCGAGCAAGGCCATGCTTCAACTGCGCAAAACAATGGGCAGCGGGGATGAAATCTTCAAAGGGCTGGCAGACGGGTCCATGACCGGCAAGGATGCCATGAATCAGGTGATTGCGAAATTAAAAGCAGTTAAAGATCCGGTTCATCAAGCGGCCCTTGCCAGCGCTATATTCGGGGCTCAGTTTGAGGAGATAGGAAATAAAGCAGTGTTGTCGCTGGGCCAGACGCGGCATCAGTTTGATATGACCCGGCAGACGATGGATGAAGTATCTGCGATTAAGGACAATACGTTAACAGAGCAGTTCGCAGCTATAGGGCGGGAGTTGATGTCCGGTCTAGTGGTTCCTCTGGGAGAGAGCGTGATGCCTGCGCTTCAGGGGCTGACTAGCTGGGCGTCAGACAACAAAGAAGTGCTGATGGTTATAGGTCTTGCAGCCCCTACTGCAGTGCTGGCAACCAAGACTGTGAAGATTGTTCAGGAGTTCTCGAAGATCATCAAGGCGGCCAGCGGGGCCAGCGGAGCGGCTGGAGGATTTGCGGGTGCACTGGGATTGCTGACGAATCCCGTAGGTCTCGCTATTGCCGGTGTCGGACTGGTCACAGCCGGTGTCATTGCCTTCAAAAAGCATCAGGAGGATGCGCGCCAGGAGCTTTTGAATATGGGGGATGTGCTGGGTGAATCCTATGCTAATTATTCAGCGATTGAGGAGGCTAATTCCAAGACCCAGAATCTAATCACTGAGCATGACCGGTTGACAGGGAAGATTAAGGATGCAAAAACTCCTGCTGATGAATTGTTAGAAGCCAGACGAAAACTGAAGGATGTAGAGCAGAAACTTATCGATATGAATCCGAATATTCTGTCTGCTGAAGGCTCCAAGAATGATAAATTCCGAGAACAGATGGGTCTTGTCGGAGATATTGCCAAAGCCCGAGAAGAAATGGGACGTCGTGAACTAGAACATGAGGCCCTTACTGCACAAGCCAAATTGCCTGAATTAGAAAATAACTATTCAAAGCTGACTCAGGATCTTAAAGATCAAAGTGCCGCCTATGAGGAGATGAAGGTAAAGTATAGGGACTATGTCGTGCTTATGGAGGAGTACAACGAAATAGAATATAGTGATCTCGATCCTAATCAAAAAGGTGAGAAAATTTTAGCGTTTTCTAAAAAAGCAAGCCAAGTGACTGGGAAAGATTATACAATAATAGATCACTTTGAAGATGACTATTCTAAAATGGAGGAATCCATTAATAAAAAGAATACCCAAATTAAGAAAACAGATAGTGATAGGAAAGAGGCAGAAGATGGACTGGTAAATTATTATAATACTCAGAAAAAAATAGTTGAACTTGATCTTGGTGGTACCTTGCAAGAGCAAGCAGCCAAGTACAAGGATATGTCTGCTGCTGAACAAGAGCGATTCAGGCAGGCTCTGGATAAGGTGATGCTTCTTAACGCTGCACTTGATAAGCTGCCTACTGAAATGAAAGTGAATTTGCAGCTTATTTGGGAGCAGATAGGGAAAGTCCCGAATGCTACTGGAGTTCCAGGGGGAGAAGGCAAAGAAGGTGTCAAACCGAAAGAGAAATCATACCACCCGCTCTATGGCGGACCAACCATTGCAGAATACGCTGAAGGCGGTATCGCATACGTTCCCTCTATTTTTGGTGAGGCTGGCCCTGAAATCGCCATTCCCTTAAACCGCAAGCCCCGGTCGAGGTCTTTGCTTGAGAAGGCAAATGATTTGATGGGATATAATAACAATTCCGTTAACAATGGGGATATTCATGTAACCTGGGCGCCTAGTGTAACTCTTCAGGGTGGCGATACATCTGTAGCTGAACAGGTGCGGGAGGCTTTAAGGCAGACAGAGGACGGATTTGAACGCAGGTTCAAGTCGATGCTAGTGCAACAGAGGCGGGTGAGCTTCCAATGA
- a CDS encoding tail protein X, translating into MIYRTVQGDMWDGIAFKIYGDARFLTLLLNANPAHAAVSVFAGNIVLNVPDLPTDISSSLPPWRRE; encoded by the coding sequence ATGATCTATAGAACTGTACAAGGCGATATGTGGGATGGGATTGCTTTTAAAATATATGGAGATGCCCGTTTCCTGACGCTGCTCCTGAATGCTAATCCGGCACATGCTGCTGTCAGTGTATTCGCAGGCAATATTGTACTGAATGTACCAGACCTGCCCACAGACATATCCAGCTCACTGCCTCCCTGGCGAAGGGAGTAA
- a CDS encoding phage late control D family protein: MEIMQDARRAVLELRYNGKDVTEDITKSLTDFQYNDAASGSLDDLTVTLEDRGHNWQGPWSPVEGDQLIAAIRTVNWDKPGEIKKLPLGTFEVDSIDFSGPPDTISIKAVSLPVTSEIRMQRSSRSWEKTNLKTVAAQVAKRAKLKLIYEAQDNPSYDRLEQSEVSDLAFLLNTATQEGIAIKVSSGSLVLFDEQEYEQKEAVATIVRGEDNVTDYSFAYNTAYAAFRACTVTYTPSQGKEPLKATYTPLGAPKSGPVLKINEQVDSQADAMRLARKRLREKNKEGAKGTLSLMGDLRMAAGLTINIKGWKRFDGKYIVESARHSIGSSGYTTSLDIRKVLGW, encoded by the coding sequence ATGGAAATTATGCAGGACGCACGCAGAGCGGTACTGGAATTGCGCTATAACGGAAAGGATGTTACGGAGGATATCACTAAATCGCTGACAGACTTTCAGTATAATGATGCTGCCTCAGGTTCTTTGGATGATCTTACAGTCACGCTGGAGGACAGGGGGCACAATTGGCAGGGGCCTTGGTCACCGGTTGAAGGCGATCAACTAATTGCTGCCATCCGTACGGTCAACTGGGATAAGCCGGGGGAAATCAAGAAGCTGCCACTGGGCACCTTTGAGGTAGACAGTATTGATTTTAGCGGTCCTCCTGACACGATCTCGATTAAGGCGGTCTCGCTTCCCGTGACCTCCGAGATTCGGATGCAGCGCAGCTCACGCAGCTGGGAGAAAACCAATCTGAAAACAGTAGCTGCCCAAGTGGCCAAACGCGCGAAGCTCAAATTAATCTATGAGGCTCAGGACAACCCCTCTTATGACCGGCTGGAGCAGTCGGAGGTGTCGGACTTGGCCTTTTTGCTGAACACAGCTACGCAAGAAGGCATCGCGATTAAAGTATCTTCTGGAAGCCTGGTACTTTTTGATGAACAAGAATATGAACAAAAAGAAGCGGTGGCCACGATTGTGCGCGGGGAGGACAATGTGACGGATTACAGCTTCGCTTACAATACTGCCTATGCAGCTTTCCGGGCATGTACAGTGACGTATACTCCCTCACAGGGCAAAGAGCCTCTCAAGGCTACGTATACCCCTCTAGGCGCACCTAAGAGCGGCCCTGTACTTAAGATTAATGAACAGGTTGACTCGCAGGCAGATGCGATGCGGCTGGCCCGTAAAAGGCTTCGCGAAAAGAATAAAGAGGGCGCCAAAGGGACTCTCTCGCTTATGGGAGATCTACGGATGGCTGCCGGACTCACAATTAATATCAAAGGCTGGAAGCGGTTTGACGGCAAATACATTGTTGAATCAGCAAGGCACTCAATTGGAAGCAGCGGATACACAACCAGTCTGGACATTCGTAAAGTATTGGGGTGGTGA
- a CDS encoding phage baseplate assembly protein V, translated as MVILIGRVSTANPAAGSVRVTFADRDDMVSGELPVLTPGGWGKGNAVPLPGERVVCAFLNHARSAGICLGTYFADDGQPSGTQDQRGVWFEDGSYVYYDRTAQKLNVKATGGVRIEGDLTVTGKLSASSVHDGGGRTG; from the coding sequence ATGGTGATACTTATTGGCAGGGTATCTACAGCTAATCCGGCAGCCGGAAGTGTCAGGGTTACTTTTGCAGACCGCGATGATATGGTTTCCGGCGAGTTACCGGTTCTAACACCGGGCGGCTGGGGAAAAGGCAATGCAGTACCGTTGCCGGGAGAGCGGGTCGTGTGTGCTTTTTTGAATCATGCGCGTTCCGCTGGCATCTGTTTGGGAACCTATTTTGCGGATGATGGTCAGCCTTCCGGTACCCAGGATCAGCGGGGGGTATGGTTCGAGGATGGCAGCTATGTCTATTACGACCGAACAGCCCAGAAGCTGAATGTTAAGGCAACCGGCGGGGTGCGGATCGAGGGAGACTTGACGGTTACCGGCAAGCTGTCTGCCAGCTCAGTTCATGATGGAGGAGGCAGAACCGGATGA
- a CDS encoding phage tail protein, translated as MSNKGSKEQKQDYKMNKIGSLGPVVFVVAEGAIRTIDEFKRSSSSRWAQHDIIGKKPKKEFLGPGADSVSFSVHFSAALGLNPRKELDRLTELDRAGKAMPLIIGRKNVGVGLWVISSLSQDWNRLDSIGNVLDAQVTISLEEYVK; from the coding sequence ATGAGTAATAAGGGCAGTAAAGAGCAGAAGCAAGATTATAAAATGAATAAGATTGGCAGCCTGGGCCCTGTGGTATTTGTCGTTGCTGAAGGCGCTATTCGTACCATAGATGAATTCAAACGCAGCAGCTCCAGCCGGTGGGCGCAGCATGACATTATCGGCAAGAAGCCCAAGAAGGAATTCCTTGGACCGGGGGCAGATTCGGTTTCTTTCTCCGTTCATTTCTCGGCGGCGCTTGGCCTTAATCCGCGAAAAGAGTTAGACAGGCTTACCGAGCTGGACCGTGCCGGCAAGGCGATGCCGTTAATCATAGGGCGTAAGAATGTGGGGGTTGGGCTATGGGTCATCAGCAGTTTGTCGCAGGATTGGAACAGGTTGGATAGCATCGGCAATGTGCTGGACGCACAGGTCACGATCTCACTTGAGGAGTATGTGAAATGA
- a CDS encoding GPW/gp25 family protein, which produces MIYTIDMTQPALIDFSPATVEEEVAQNIRMILATPLGSAPLARGVGLDYSIIDEPAYIAESRLTAEIITAITEQEPRAIVADVSFHKDIEEQLTGSLAVVLKYSLAEEE; this is translated from the coding sequence ATGATATATACCATTGATATGACTCAGCCCGCCCTAATTGATTTTAGCCCGGCAACGGTAGAAGAGGAAGTCGCTCAGAATATAAGAATGATCCTTGCTACTCCGCTTGGGAGTGCACCGTTGGCCCGGGGAGTTGGCCTGGACTACTCAATTATTGATGAACCGGCATATATCGCAGAATCCCGCCTGACGGCAGAGATCATCACAGCCATTACAGAGCAGGAGCCGCGTGCGATAGTGGCCGATGTTTCTTTTCATAAGGATATAGAAGAGCAGCTTACAGGCAGTTTGGCCGTTGTACTGAAATATAGCCTGGCAGAGGAGGAGTAG
- a CDS encoding baseplate assembly protein: protein MEYAELPDIRFSEEDAAAIQQNVITVYEGLAGRTLQPADPVRLFLSSLAAVIIQQKVLINQTAKGNLLRYASGTLLDHMGAFQGAKRLEASAAIVTLQFVLSIPLASATSIPAGTRVGVQGGKGSIYFITMEYLEIPPGETAGMIKAKCSESGTTGNGFLPGQINVQMDPLPFVQSVSNLTTSSGGAAAETDEAFKERIRHAPESYSTAGPQGAYEFWAKSASPAIKDVHAYSSAPGRVTVVPLLAEGGIPSEDVLNSIAETLEDRGIRPLTDLVTVSAPQPISYNTSLVYYISRSRAAEVPGIQAAVSAAVAAYQLWQRSKLGRDINPSELISRVMAAGALRVTVTEPVYKTMSATQVALAGTTAMTYGGLADD from the coding sequence TTGGAATATGCAGAATTACCGGATATCCGCTTTTCAGAGGAGGATGCAGCAGCCATACAGCAAAATGTAATCACAGTGTATGAAGGCCTTGCCGGACGCACTTTACAGCCTGCCGATCCGGTGCGGCTTTTTTTGTCTTCGCTCGCAGCTGTGATTATCCAGCAGAAGGTGCTGATCAATCAGACAGCCAAAGGAAATTTGCTGCGCTATGCCTCAGGCACGTTATTGGATCACATGGGGGCTTTTCAGGGAGCGAAGCGGTTAGAGGCATCGGCGGCAATCGTTACGCTTCAGTTTGTTTTATCGATCCCGCTGGCTTCAGCAACTTCGATACCAGCAGGGACACGCGTCGGAGTACAGGGCGGTAAGGGTTCGATATATTTTATAACCATGGAGTACTTGGAGATTCCTCCAGGAGAGACTGCGGGGATGATTAAGGCAAAATGCTCCGAATCGGGGACAACAGGGAACGGGTTCTTGCCGGGGCAGATTAATGTTCAAATGGACCCGCTGCCTTTTGTCCAGTCTGTAAGTAATCTAACTACCAGCTCTGGCGGAGCTGCTGCTGAGACGGATGAAGCCTTCAAGGAACGCATCCGCCATGCGCCGGAATCGTACTCAACGGCGGGGCCTCAGGGAGCATATGAATTCTGGGCTAAGTCCGCTTCCCCGGCAATTAAGGATGTTCATGCTTACTCTTCGGCACCCGGGCGTGTTACCGTTGTTCCGTTACTGGCAGAGGGGGGGATTCCAAGCGAGGATGTCCTGAATTCTATTGCTGAGACTTTGGAAGACCGGGGAATCCGGCCGCTTACCGATCTAGTAACCGTGAGTGCACCGCAGCCAATCAGTTACAATACTTCGCTGGTCTATTATATTAGCCGCAGCCGGGCTGCTGAGGTTCCGGGTATCCAGGCGGCAGTATCGGCAGCTGTTGCTGCTTATCAGCTATGGCAGCGCTCCAAGCTTGGCCGGGATATCAACCCGTCAGAGCTGATATCCCGTGTTATGGCTGCTGGGGCACTCCGGGTGACAGTGACAGAGCCCGTGTATAAAACCATGTCCGCAACCCAAGTGGCTCTGGCCGGCACAACGGCAATGACTTACGGAGGGTTGGCAGATGATTAA
- a CDS encoding phage tail protein I — protein MINIQTLSLIDLLPLPIRKDPAMAAAAAALDIQLQETNAMIAGLNIFGRSAEWTDAETDELAWQFKPPYYDPALPVEQKRLLIQNAIPFHRHKGTAGAVEDLIAILFGQGAVEEWWQYGGDPCHFRVVTNNADVTAARAQEFIAAVDAVKRLSAVLDSVTISQAEQLPLYFGGFLHFGEHIKI, from the coding sequence ATGATTAATATCCAGACTTTAAGCCTGATCGATCTGCTGCCGCTTCCCATTCGTAAGGACCCTGCCATGGCTGCGGCTGCGGCTGCGTTAGATATACAGTTACAAGAGACGAATGCTATGATCGCCGGTTTGAATATTTTTGGCCGGTCAGCGGAATGGACAGATGCGGAAACGGATGAGCTGGCCTGGCAATTCAAGCCACCGTATTATGATCCAGCTCTGCCTGTTGAACAGAAGCGGCTACTGATTCAAAATGCAATACCCTTTCACAGACACAAAGGTACTGCAGGTGCAGTAGAAGATCTGATCGCCATCCTGTTTGGCCAGGGTGCAGTCGAAGAATGGTGGCAATATGGGGGAGACCCCTGTCATTTTCGGGTGGTCACCAATAATGCTGATGTGACTGCTGCACGGGCACAGGAGTTTATCGCCGCTGTTGATGCAGTGAAGCGGTTGTCTGCTGTACTGGATAGCGTCACTATTTCACAAGCGGAGCAGCTGCCTCTTTACTTTGGCGGCTTTTTACATTTTGGGGAACACATTAAGATATAG